The following are encoded in a window of Mannheimia varigena genomic DNA:
- the proA gene encoding glutamate-5-semialdehyde dehydrogenase, producing the protein MQIIELAQQAKQASVELAQFGNRQKNEALLTIADSLEQRATEILYANAKDIEFAQSQGISLAIIDRLLLNEERLKGIANDVRNVAKLADPVGQVIDGGVLDSGLKIERQRVPLGVILTIYEARPNVTIDVASLCLKTGNAVILRGGKETKFTNAVLVDVVQDALEKAGLPKLAVQAVTDPDRGLLLELLKLDRYIDMVIPRGGAGLHQFCKENSTIPVIVGGIGVCHLFVEKTADQEKSLEVIANAKTQRPSTCNTLETLLVEKSIAVEFLPKLVAKMQQLGVTIHSNDLQKIDGIEPLDQEKLSQEWLSLDLNVVVVNDLQQAVEHIRHYGSQHSESILTSDYQAARQFVQQVDAAAVYINASTRFTDGGEFGLGAEVAVSTQKLHARGPMGLEALTTYKWVCEGDYLVRG; encoded by the coding sequence ATGCAGATAATAGAACTTGCTCAACAAGCCAAGCAAGCCAGCGTTGAATTGGCACAATTTGGTAACCGTCAGAAAAATGAAGCTTTACTTACCATTGCCGATAGCCTTGAGCAGCGTGCAACCGAAATTTTATATGCGAATGCAAAAGACATTGAATTTGCTCAATCACAAGGCATTTCATTGGCGATAATCGACCGTTTGTTACTCAATGAAGAGAGATTAAAAGGGATCGCCAACGATGTGCGAAATGTGGCGAAATTGGCAGATCCTGTCGGGCAAGTAATTGATGGCGGTGTGCTAGACAGCGGTTTGAAAATTGAACGCCAACGTGTGCCGTTAGGCGTGATTTTAACCATTTATGAAGCTCGCCCGAATGTAACCATAGATGTGGCTTCTCTCTGTTTAAAAACCGGCAATGCGGTTATTTTACGTGGCGGTAAAGAGACCAAATTTACCAATGCAGTGCTAGTTGATGTGGTGCAAGATGCGTTAGAAAAAGCAGGCTTACCGAAATTAGCGGTGCAAGCGGTAACCGATCCTGATCGTGGCTTATTGTTAGAGCTTTTGAAGTTAGATCGCTACATTGATATGGTCATTCCACGAGGCGGTGCGGGGTTACATCAATTCTGCAAAGAAAATTCAACCATTCCAGTAATTGTTGGTGGCATTGGTGTTTGCCATCTATTTGTGGAGAAAACAGCAGATCAAGAAAAATCATTAGAGGTGATTGCGAATGCGAAAACTCAACGTCCAAGCACTTGCAATACATTGGAAACCTTGTTGGTGGAAAAATCTATCGCTGTCGAATTTTTACCAAAATTAGTGGCGAAAATGCAGCAGCTAGGCGTAACGATTCACAGTAATGATTTGCAAAAAATTGACGGAATTGAACCGCTTGATCAGGAAAAACTCAGCCAAGAGTGGTTATCGCTTGATCTGAACGTGGTTGTTGTAAACGACTTACAACAAGCGGTGGAGCATATTCGCCATTATGGTTCGCAACATTCGGAAAGTATTTTAACTTCTGATTATCAAGCTGCTCGTCAATTCGTACAACAAGTTGATGCAGCAGCCGTTTATATTAACGCCAGCACACGTTTTACTGATGGCGGCGAGTTCGGCTTAGGGGCGGAAGTGGCGGTAAGTACGCAAAAACTCCACGCACGAGGCCCAATGGGGCTTGAGGCATTAACCACGTATAAATGGGTGTGTGAAGGCGATTATTTAGTTAGAGGATAA
- the hfq gene encoding RNA chaperone Hfq, which yields MAKGQSLQDPYLNALRRERIPVSIYLVNGIKLQGQIESFDQFVILLKNTVSQMVYKHAISTVVPARALSHNNNNNHSQQAQPAAEVAEQAE from the coding sequence ATGGCAAAAGGTCAATCTTTACAAGATCCATATTTGAATGCACTTCGCCGTGAGCGTATTCCGGTTTCAATTTATTTAGTAAACGGCATTAAATTACAAGGTCAGATCGAATCATTCGACCAATTCGTGATCTTGTTAAAAAATACGGTGAGCCAAATGGTGTATAAACACGCTATTTCAACAGTTGTGCCGGCGCGTGCGTTGTCGCATAACAACAATAACAACCACAGCCAACAAGCTCAACCAGCGGCTGAAGTTGCTGAACAAGCGGAATAA
- the dtd gene encoding D-aminoacyl-tRNA deacylase: MIGLIQRVKWAKVEVEGQTVGEIQHGLLVLLGVEKDDDEAKADKLLEKVLNYRVFSDEQDKMNLNVQQAGGSLLVVSQFTLAADTNKGLRPSFSKGAAPIDAERLYDYFHQQAATKIHTQTGQFAADMQVSLQNDGPVTFWLQV; this comes from the coding sequence ATGATCGGATTAATTCAGCGGGTTAAATGGGCAAAAGTTGAGGTTGAAGGGCAAACCGTTGGCGAAATTCAGCACGGTTTATTGGTTCTGCTTGGCGTTGAAAAAGATGACGATGAAGCTAAAGCCGATAAACTATTAGAAAAAGTACTGAATTACCGAGTGTTTTCTGATGAGCAAGACAAAATGAATTTGAATGTTCAGCAAGCTGGCGGTAGCCTACTCGTGGTTTCGCAGTTCACCCTTGCGGCAGATACGAACAAAGGTTTACGTCCAAGTTTTTCAAAGGGAGCTGCCCCAATTGATGCTGAACGTTTATACGACTATTTTCATCAACAAGCAGCAACTAAAATCCATACCCAGACAGGGCAGTTTGCCGCAGATATGCAAGTTAGCTTACAAAATGACGGACCTGTTACGTTTTGGTTGCAGGTTTAG
- the miaA gene encoding tRNA (adenosine(37)-N6)-dimethylallyltransferase MiaA: MIKPNKPLALFLMGPTASGKTDLAIALRQELPVEVISVDSALIYKGMDIGTAKPSKAELELAPHRLIDILDPAESYSAMNFHADALREMAEITAQGKIPLLVGGTMLYYKALLEGLSPLPSADPAIRTDIEARAEQYGWAALHQELTNIDPVAGARINSNDSQRINRALEVFYITGKTMTELTAQQGEALPYNILQFAIAPQDRAVLHQRIEQRFHKMIDLGFEDEVKRLFLREDLHINLPSIRCVGYRQMWEYLQGEISLDEAIFKGICATRQLAKRQITWLRSWQGELTWLDSLDPTSSKAKMMEKIDHYLKNCDNI, encoded by the coding sequence ATGATAAAACCAAATAAACCCCTCGCCCTTTTTTTAATGGGGCCTACCGCCTCGGGCAAAACAGATTTAGCCATTGCACTCAGACAAGAATTACCGGTTGAGGTGATTAGTGTGGACTCCGCCTTGATTTACAAGGGAATGGACATCGGCACAGCGAAGCCAAGTAAAGCTGAATTGGAGTTGGCTCCGCATCGCTTAATTGATATTTTAGACCCAGCGGAAAGTTATTCGGCGATGAATTTCCACGCCGATGCGTTGCGTGAAATGGCAGAGATTACCGCTCAGGGCAAAATTCCGCTCTTGGTGGGCGGCACAATGCTCTATTACAAAGCGTTGCTGGAAGGGCTTTCGCCGTTGCCGTCTGCCGATCCTGCCATTCGTACCGATATTGAAGCGAGAGCCGAGCAATACGGTTGGGCAGCGTTGCATCAGGAATTAACGAATATCGACCCTGTTGCCGGGGCAAGAATTAATTCAAACGACAGCCAGCGGATTAACCGTGCGTTAGAAGTGTTTTATATCACCGGCAAAACGATGACGGAACTCACCGCCCAACAAGGCGAAGCATTGCCGTACAATATTCTGCAATTTGCGATTGCTCCACAAGATCGAGCGGTGTTGCACCAACGCATTGAGCAGCGTTTTCACAAAATGATCGATTTGGGCTTTGAGGACGAGGTCAAGCGGTTATTTTTGCGTGAAGATTTGCATATTAATCTGCCTTCGATTCGTTGCGTGGGTTATCGCCAAATGTGGGAATATCTGCAAGGGGAAATCTCACTCGATGAAGCCATTTTCAAGGGAATTTGTGCTACCCGCCAACTGGCGAAACGACAAATCACTTGGCTTCGCAGCTGGCAGGGTGAACTGACTTGGTTGGATAGTTTAGATCCGACCAGCTCCAAAGCAAAAATGATGGAAAAGATCGATCATTATTTAAAGAATTGTGATAATATCTAA
- a CDS encoding virulence factor BrkB family protein, whose amino-acid sequence MLKRILEFLKLLAKRYTENNIAISAGYLTYSTMLAIVPSIIVLFSIFTFFPVFYEASEMLKAFIYDNFAPSASEMVSEYIELFVSNAKKMGIVSIIGLFVVSLMLIKSIDEALNTIWHNNKSRPMWFSFLLYFLILIFGPLLAGASIAITTYITSLAIFNGSGALSLGQHLLELMPFFLIWLLFTLVYKFIPVTKVKFKHAAIGALLAAVFFTLGKQAFIWYITAFPSYQAIYGALAVLPIMLLWIQLSWQVVLLGGQFAAILKEMEEDREVYDRINSAG is encoded by the coding sequence ATGTTAAAACGGATTTTAGAATTTCTTAAACTGCTTGCGAAGCGTTATACGGAAAATAACATTGCGATTTCGGCGGGTTATCTTACTTACAGCACAATGCTTGCCATTGTGCCATCAATTATTGTGTTGTTTTCGATTTTTACGTTCTTCCCTGTGTTTTATGAAGCCAGCGAAATGTTAAAAGCCTTTATTTACGACAACTTTGCCCCAAGTGCGAGCGAAATGGTTTCAGAATATATTGAGCTGTTTGTCAGTAATGCGAAAAAAATGGGGATTGTCAGTATTATCGGTTTATTTGTGGTTTCTCTGATGCTGATTAAAAGCATTGATGAAGCCCTTAATACTATTTGGCATAACAATAAAAGCCGACCGATGTGGTTCTCTTTTTTGCTCTATTTCTTAATTTTAATATTCGGTCCACTACTTGCTGGAGCAAGTATTGCCATTACAACCTACATTACATCACTTGCGATTTTTAATGGCTCTGGGGCGTTGTCGTTAGGGCAACATTTATTAGAATTAATGCCGTTTTTCTTGATTTGGTTACTGTTTACATTGGTGTATAAATTTATCCCTGTTACCAAGGTAAAATTCAAGCACGCAGCAATTGGAGCGTTACTGGCGGCGGTTTTCTTTACCTTAGGTAAACAAGCCTTTATTTGGTATATCACGGCGTTTCCATCTTACCAAGCAATTTATGGGGCATTAGCGGTATTGCCGATTATGCTGTTGTGGATTCAATTAAGTTGGCAAGTGGTGTTATTAGGCGGGCAGTTCGCCGCAATCTTAAAAGAGATGGAAGAAGATAGGGAAGTTTATGATCGGATTAATTCAGCGGGTTAA
- the mutL gene encoding DNA mismatch repair endonuclease MutL translates to MTNQSPKQLIHILPPQLANQIAAGEVVERPASVVKELLENSLDAGANNIQIDIEKGGSQLIRIRDNGCGISKQDLPLALARHATSKISSLEDLEAILSLGFRGEALASISSVSRLTLTSRTAEQSEAWQAYAQGREMAVEIQPASHPIGTTIEVANLFFNTPARRKFLRTDKTEFTHIDEVIRRIALAKPNVSFTLSHNGKIVRQYRKVADQSVEQKQKRVAAICGEEFIQNANYIDWQHGDLHLHGWVGSPMLARPQNDLCYSYVNGRMMRDKTINHAIRQAYGESIATGNYPAFVIFLDLDPTMVDVNVHPAKHEVRFHQGRLVHDFILQGVSNSLQQAQPTLELRNELNEPMPAYAKDTNRQAAGQNVFTQPKEPIQAGEFSQQNANRSTHSPFTPKFERSSSSQSAQKWYNELLSGSDIRAEKVERTAIQMPTFEPKVETKPKPVLQKMEQITPLATNHSQALAIVKNQAVLMKEGEDFYLIPLAKLAELKFTYQLSKGQAQALLIPLNLTLDKQQTTCWQQYKESLSELGFSITEKHWQEQTRLTLLSVPQAVREQNLQQLLFALFSQAQAVNLAEFFAKKCEIPTACSLSEVIALLSEIELYANGKKEIEKIRTYIDFSSYL, encoded by the coding sequence ATGACAAATCAATCTCCAAAACAGCTAATCCACATTCTTCCCCCACAACTGGCAAACCAAATTGCCGCAGGTGAGGTGGTAGAACGCCCTGCGTCTGTGGTGAAAGAACTGCTTGAAAACAGCCTTGATGCCGGGGCAAATAATATCCAAATTGATATTGAAAAAGGAGGCTCACAGCTGATCCGCATTCGAGACAACGGCTGCGGCATCAGCAAGCAAGATCTGCCACTTGCACTCGCTCGCCACGCCACGAGCAAAATCAGCAGTTTGGAAGATTTGGAAGCCATTTTAAGTCTAGGCTTTAGGGGTGAGGCATTGGCGAGTATCAGCTCGGTTTCACGTTTAACTCTCACCTCTCGCACCGCAGAGCAAAGTGAAGCGTGGCAGGCTTACGCACAAGGGCGAGAAATGGCAGTGGAAATCCAACCGGCTTCGCACCCTATCGGCACAACGATTGAAGTCGCTAATCTGTTTTTCAACACACCGGCACGCCGTAAATTTTTACGCACCGATAAAACCGAGTTCACCCATATTGACGAAGTTATCCGACGCATTGCCCTAGCTAAACCGAACGTAAGTTTTACCTTAAGTCATAATGGCAAAATCGTCCGCCAATATCGCAAAGTTGCCGATCAATCAGTAGAGCAAAAACAAAAACGGGTGGCAGCGATTTGTGGCGAGGAATTTATTCAAAACGCCAATTATATTGACTGGCAACACGGCGATTTGCACTTACACGGCTGGGTTGGCTCACCGATGCTTGCTCGTCCACAAAACGATCTTTGCTATAGCTATGTAAACGGGCGAATGATGCGAGACAAAACCATCAATCACGCAATCCGCCAAGCCTATGGCGAGAGCATTGCAACAGGAAACTACCCTGCGTTTGTGATTTTCTTAGATTTGGATCCTACAATGGTGGATGTAAACGTCCACCCGGCTAAACACGAAGTACGTTTCCATCAAGGAAGACTGGTACACGATTTTATTTTACAAGGTGTCAGCAACAGTCTACAACAAGCACAGCCCACACTTGAACTACGGAACGAACTCAATGAACCAATGCCGGCTTATGCGAAAGACACCAACCGCCAAGCAGCAGGGCAAAATGTATTTACACAGCCCAAAGAGCCAATACAAGCGGGCGAATTTTCACAACAAAATGCAAATCGCTCTACTCACTCGCCTTTTACGCCGAAATTTGAGCGAAGTAGTAGCTCTCAATCAGCTCAAAAATGGTATAACGAACTCCTGAGTGGTTCAGATATTCGAGCGGAAAAAGTAGAAAGAACCGCTATTCAAATGCCAACATTTGAACCAAAAGTGGAAACAAAACCCAAACCTGTTTTGCAAAAAATGGAGCAAATTACACCGCTTGCAACCAACCATTCTCAAGCTTTAGCTATTGTGAAAAACCAAGCGGTATTAATGAAAGAAGGGGAAGATTTTTATCTCATTCCATTGGCAAAACTTGCTGAGCTAAAATTTACTTATCAACTCAGTAAAGGGCAAGCTCAAGCATTATTAATTCCGCTGAATCTCACCTTAGATAAACAACAAACGACATGTTGGCAACAATACAAAGAGAGCTTGAGCGAACTTGGTTTTTCGATTACCGAAAAACATTGGCAGGAACAAACAAGGCTAACGCTTCTTTCCGTACCTCAAGCAGTGAGAGAGCAAAATCTGCAGCAACTACTCTTTGCATTATTCAGCCAAGCACAAGCGGTCAATTTAGCCGAATTTTTTGCAAAAAAATGCGAAATTCCAACCGCTTGCTCTTTAAGTGAAGTGATTGCTTTGTTATCAGAAATTGAACTCTATGCGAATGGGAAGAAAGAAATTGAAAAAATTCGAACATATATTGATTTTTCTAGCTATTTATAA
- the hflX gene encoding ribosome rescue GTPase HflX, protein MLNESLPNSEEDSAFGFALSEASQISEINEATNETTEDGRDKAILVHLYLGQQKDVENLLEFKTLAESAGVEVLATLTTSRPSPHIKYYVGQGKAEEIAEAVEQLGATVVLVNHQLSPAQTRNLQSLCDCRVVDRTGLILDIFAQRARSHEGKLQVELAQLRHLSTRLVRRVTNQDQQKGGSVGLRGPGETQLETDRRLIKVRIQQLLSRLEKVNKQRNQNRKTRQKADIPTVSLVGYTNAGKSTLFNAITQAGVYAADQLFATLDPTLRRIQVQDVGTAILADTVGFIRFLPHDLVSAFKSTLQETTEATLLLHVIDAADDRKNENIDAVNQVLDEIEALEIPTLLVFNKVDKLEGIEPHIERNDDGTPIAVYLSAQENLGIELLFQAIQERLRSNLVRETVLLPVTAGAIYAQFKAENCIKAEHFNDFGERIVQIEVNEVQWHKWLKQFPMLAEYAELAKWDD, encoded by the coding sequence ATGTTAAACGAATCATTGCCAAACTCAGAAGAAGATTCTGCGTTTGGCTTTGCTTTATCTGAAGCAAGCCAAATTTCAGAAATCAATGAAGCTACCAACGAAACGACAGAAGACGGCAGAGATAAAGCCATTCTTGTGCATCTCTACCTCGGTCAGCAAAAAGATGTAGAAAACCTACTCGAATTTAAAACCCTCGCTGAATCTGCCGGGGTGGAAGTGCTGGCAACGCTCACCACTAGCCGCCCAAGTCCACATATCAAATATTATGTGGGGCAAGGCAAAGCGGAGGAAATTGCTGAAGCCGTAGAGCAATTAGGAGCAACGGTGGTGTTAGTCAATCACCAACTCAGCCCCGCCCAAACTAGGAATTTACAATCACTATGCGATTGCCGAGTGGTAGATAGAACAGGGCTGATCCTTGATATTTTCGCCCAGCGAGCGAGATCCCACGAGGGGAAATTGCAGGTTGAGCTGGCTCAACTTCGCCATCTCTCCACTCGTTTAGTTCGCCGAGTGACAAACCAAGATCAGCAAAAAGGCGGCTCTGTTGGTTTACGTGGGCCGGGGGAAACGCAGCTCGAAACCGACCGCCGTTTGATTAAAGTGCGAATCCAACAGCTGTTAAGCCGTTTGGAAAAGGTGAACAAACAGCGAAATCAAAACCGTAAAACCCGACAAAAAGCGGATATTCCAACGGTATCGCTCGTGGGCTACACCAATGCGGGGAAATCTACTCTATTCAATGCGATTACCCAAGCTGGAGTGTATGCGGCAGATCAGCTGTTTGCTACCCTTGATCCAACCCTTAGACGTATTCAAGTGCAAGATGTCGGCACAGCAATTCTGGCGGATACGGTTGGCTTTATCCGCTTTTTGCCGCACGATTTGGTGTCTGCATTCAAATCTACCCTGCAAGAAACCACTGAAGCAACGCTGCTTCTGCACGTTATTGATGCCGCTGATGATCGCAAAAATGAGAATATTGATGCGGTCAATCAGGTGCTTGATGAAATTGAGGCGTTGGAAATCCCAACACTTCTCGTGTTTAACAAAGTCGATAAACTGGAAGGTATAGAGCCTCACATTGAGCGAAACGATGACGGTACACCGATTGCGGTTTACCTTTCCGCCCAAGAAAATCTTGGCATTGAGTTACTATTCCAAGCGATTCAAGAGCGACTACGTAGCAATTTAGTACGAGAAACCGTGCTACTACCCGTCACCGCAGGGGCAATTTACGCCCAATTCAAAGCGGAAAATTGCATTAAAGCGGAACATTTCAATGATTTCGGTGAGCGAATAGTGCAAATTGAAGTGAACGAAGTGCAGTGGCACAAATGGCTAAAACAGTTTCCAATGTTGGCAGAATATGCCGAATTGGCAAAGTGGGATGATTAA